A genome region from Rhodanobacter thiooxydans includes the following:
- the drmD gene encoding DISARM system SNF2-like helicase DrmD — MIDHMEITSDQKMAAYDARPEPGQLVEVRRRQWVVSEVNSSALDSSRLLGIGEVSANYSVEKASAPLSNSQHLVSMSSIDEDGLGEELEVIWEIEPGAQVIERAGMPSITGQDDSDTLEAFLDAVRWGAATNADRGFLQAPFRSGVSIEDFQLDPLVRAIDMARVNLLIADDVGLGKTIEAGLVIQEMLLRHRVRTVLVICPASLQEKWRIEMLEKFGLDFCVVDTAYIKQLRRDRGIHVNPWTSHPRLIASMDWAKSGEGLRAMRDVLPLLAGHPRKFDLLVVDEAHNIAPAAGAHYALESQRTRFIRSISPHFQHRLFLTATPHNGYTESFTSLLELLDDQRFARNILPDEKQLSQVMIRRLKSDLVDAEGKPLYAQRKLQALVIPYTDEERKIHQKLNDYCASREKDAEKAGSTFGTSFINQLLKKRLFSSPAAFASTLEKHIASIANGARPKVQDAMAERILRKAILKVDEDYANDQEVENAQSEAVEEASRHTQPLTPEQQLLLNDLRQWAQRAKNQTDSKARAIIEWLEANLRPDGEWSDRRVILFTEYRTTHSWMHEILASHGFGGERLGLLHGGLTQEEREPIKAAFQASPKDSPVRILLATDAASEGIDLQNHCNCLIHLEIPYNPNVMEQRNGRIDRHGQRENEVLIWHPVDGGDKSREPVGGHGEDILRALRKLESMRADMGSVNPVIAPQMSGLIEGSLKDLDTRLAEAKIAKARRFVRAERELKERVAKLHERLLATQRDFHLTPDHIQMAVKTGLALAGRPPLESVTLAGAPEGSVFKIPSLSGSWLRCSEGLEHPFRKGFIRPITFDHAVAKGRDDVVLVHLNHRLVQMCLRLLRAEVWAQDDVKKLHRVTVRTLPDGRIEGLAVVVISRLIITGGHHHRLHEELTVSGGYLRDQSFRREESVTRVQQWLDEAQSVSASDSLFDALRVRFDRAQPAILQSVDARSKDRLKSLASTLQIRKQQEIDDIGAVLDELEKAIQSELKKDQQPEQFLLFTEDERTQLRRDTSALEARLARIPAERVQEVEAIETRYGKLDDRTFPVAVVFLVPESVAKGGAV, encoded by the coding sequence CTCGTTTCGATGAGTTCCATCGATGAAGACGGCTTGGGAGAGGAGTTGGAGGTCATCTGGGAGATCGAGCCAGGTGCACAAGTCATTGAGCGTGCGGGCATGCCATCCATCACGGGGCAGGATGACTCGGACACGCTCGAAGCCTTCCTCGATGCGGTCCGTTGGGGTGCGGCGACCAACGCTGATAGAGGCTTCTTGCAGGCGCCATTCCGAAGTGGCGTCAGCATCGAGGACTTTCAGCTCGACCCACTGGTGCGCGCCATCGACATGGCTCGCGTCAACCTGCTCATCGCCGACGACGTCGGCCTCGGCAAGACGATCGAGGCCGGACTGGTCATCCAGGAGATGCTGCTGCGGCACCGTGTCCGAACCGTCTTGGTCATTTGCCCCGCCTCGCTCCAGGAAAAATGGCGCATCGAGATGCTGGAGAAGTTCGGTCTCGACTTTTGCGTAGTCGACACCGCCTACATCAAACAGTTGCGGCGCGACCGCGGTATCCACGTCAACCCCTGGACCTCGCATCCACGTCTGATCGCGTCGATGGATTGGGCCAAAAGCGGCGAGGGGCTGCGCGCCATGCGCGACGTTCTGCCGCTACTTGCCGGCCATCCGCGCAAGTTCGATCTTCTGGTGGTCGACGAGGCGCACAACATTGCGCCCGCCGCGGGCGCGCATTACGCGCTCGAGAGTCAGCGCACCCGATTCATCCGTTCCATCAGCCCACACTTCCAGCATCGACTGTTCCTGACCGCAACACCCCACAACGGCTATACCGAGTCATTCACTTCGCTGCTGGAACTGCTCGACGACCAACGGTTCGCCCGCAACATCCTCCCCGACGAGAAGCAGTTGAGCCAGGTGATGATTCGTCGCCTGAAGAGTGATCTGGTCGACGCTGAAGGCAAGCCCCTCTATGCACAGCGCAAGTTGCAGGCGCTGGTGATTCCTTACACAGATGAGGAACGGAAGATCCACCAGAAATTGAACGACTACTGTGCCAGTCGAGAGAAGGATGCCGAGAAAGCCGGCAGTACGTTCGGTACTTCGTTCATCAATCAGCTCCTCAAGAAGCGTCTGTTTTCGTCGCCTGCCGCATTCGCTTCCACGCTCGAAAAACATATTGCGTCCATTGCGAATGGCGCAAGGCCCAAGGTGCAGGACGCCATGGCTGAGCGCATTCTGCGCAAGGCCATCCTGAAAGTGGATGAGGACTACGCCAACGATCAGGAAGTCGAGAACGCCCAGTCGGAGGCAGTCGAAGAAGCATCGCGTCATACCCAGCCGCTGACTCCGGAACAGCAATTGCTGCTGAACGACCTAAGGCAATGGGCGCAGCGAGCCAAGAACCAGACCGACTCGAAGGCCAGGGCCATCATCGAATGGCTGGAAGCCAACCTGAGGCCGGACGGAGAGTGGAGCGATCGCCGGGTGATCCTGTTCACCGAATACCGCACCACGCACTCGTGGATGCACGAGATTCTCGCTAGCCACGGTTTCGGCGGCGAACGCCTCGGCCTGCTCCACGGCGGGCTCACCCAAGAAGAGCGGGAGCCCATCAAAGCCGCTTTCCAGGCCTCTCCCAAGGATTCACCCGTCCGCATCTTGCTTGCCACCGATGCGGCTTCGGAAGGCATCGACCTACAGAACCACTGCAATTGCCTCATCCACCTGGAGATCCCTTACAACCCCAACGTGATGGAACAGCGCAACGGTCGTATCGACCGTCACGGGCAGCGCGAAAACGAAGTGTTGATTTGGCACCCGGTCGATGGCGGCGACAAAAGCCGGGAGCCGGTGGGTGGCCACGGCGAGGACATCTTGCGTGCTCTGCGCAAACTGGAGTCGATGCGTGCCGACATGGGTAGCGTCAACCCGGTCATTGCGCCTCAGATGTCTGGCCTCATCGAAGGATCCCTGAAAGATCTCGACACCCGTCTGGCAGAGGCCAAGATCGCCAAGGCCCGGCGTTTCGTGCGTGCCGAACGGGAACTGAAAGAGCGTGTGGCGAAATTGCACGAGCGCCTTCTGGCCACGCAACGGGATTTTCACCTCACTCCCGATCACATCCAGATGGCGGTGAAGACCGGCCTCGCGTTGGCGGGCCGTCCCCCACTGGAATCCGTCACCCTCGCAGGCGCGCCCGAGGGGAGTGTTTTCAAGATTCCGTCATTATCGGGATCTTGGCTTCGATGTTCTGAAGGCTTAGAGCACCCGTTCCGAAAGGGATTTATCAGGCCGATTACCTTCGACCACGCCGTCGCAAAGGGGCGCGATGATGTCGTACTCGTCCATCTGAACCATCGCCTGGTTCAGATGTGCCTACGCCTGTTGCGTGCCGAAGTCTGGGCGCAGGACGACGTCAAGAAGCTGCATCGCGTCACTGTGCGCACTTTGCCTGATGGACGCATCGAGGGCCTGGCCGTGGTCGTGATCTCGCGTCTGATCATCACCGGTGGCCATCATCATCGCCTGCACGAGGAGCTGACCGTCTCGGGCGGCTATTTGCGCGATCAGTCGTTCCGGCGCGAAGAAAGCGTCACCCGCGTCCAACAGTGGCTGGACGAGGCGCAGTCAGTCTCGGCAAGTGATTCCTTGTTTGACGCCCTCCGGGTCCGCTTCGATCGTGCTCAACCTGCCATCCTGCAGTCGGTTGATGCCCGGTCTAAAGATAGGCTCAAATCTCTAGCCAGCACGCTTCAGATTCGCAAACAGCAAGAGATCGACGACATCGGCGCCGTGCTCGACGAGCTAGAGAAGGCGATCCAGAGCGAGCTAAAGAAAGATCAGCAGCCCGAGCAGTTTTTGCTCTTTACCGAGGACGAGCGCACCCAGCTTCGGCGCGACACGTCGGCGCTGGAAGCTCGCCTCGCACGCATACCGGCCGAGCGCGTCCAGGAAGTCGAGGCCATCGAAACCCGTTACGGAAAGCTCGATGACCGAACTTTCCCAGTCGCCGTGGTGTTCCTCGTTCCCGAGTCCGTTGCAAAAGGAGGTGCGGTATGA
- a CDS encoding Eco57I restriction-modification methylase domain-containing protein → MSANGPHHDWLAFIEISGPFLAVPVLKEAFPQGLEELDGLKRKRLRQAYEEWRDALETDDPQFPELHTAWIDEVLSRGLEFDEDGKGDVLKRVDWCVANLNVGLPEHGVAVSPDLAVVDEQRANKPLILIQTYGQDVDLDANLKRDGWAATPADRMVQLCRAAGCRLGLVTNGERWMLVDAPVGAVTTFASWYARIWGQEPITLQAFVHLLGIRRFFVDKAEQLPALFDRSLKYQDEVTDALGEQVRRAVEVLIQALDKADQDRDRELLRDVKESVLYEAALTVMMRLVFLLSAEERGLLLLGDERYEANYALSTLRMQLRKESEEILERRWDAWSRLLAIFRAVFGGIEHENLRLPALGGSLFDPDRFPFLEGRAKSSNWRTDAAKPLPIDNRSVLLLLEAIQQFQGRTLSYRALDVEQIGYVYEGLLERTVKRTVEVTLELDGTKSAKSPWVKLAELESARLDGTDHLAELLQERSGSSASRVRNELAKPVDGMLADRLLAACSGDVGLRDRIKPYANLVRVDYRSYPLVYPAGAFIVTTGSDRRESGTHYTPKSLTEAIVTETLTPIVYAGPAEGAPRERWLLKLPAELLDLKICDPAMGSGAFLVQACRWLADRLVEAWVQAEAAGKTVGVDGEVLDVGGTKELLPGDIEARTVTARRLIAERCLYGVDLNPLAVELAKLSIWLVTLSKDRPFGFLDHNLRCGDSLLGIHRLDQLTQLTMSPTGQGQLRLFGQNVERAVCEAIELRIRLREMPIRDIRDVEAMALLDADARRRLEVSECIADALFGEVFASGGNGVALENTLAKLAIQAGQVIDGDRDVLVLMRRRSTVALSNDLPADKPARRPFHWPLAFPEVFNSPDGGFHAVIGNPPFLGGRRITYRHSEALLHHLKSWLHGAAGTTDLCVYFLLRAAVVTGRSGFIGLVLSDIISQGESRVNGLDRLLSEGSSVYKCVPSMDWPGQAGVKIALVCISKATWNAPVTIGEVTFDGTVNSYLQISDSGQEFTPLKLMQNDELCFSGHYLMGQGFVLSSVERDRILGANKNNEEVIYPYIRGDDINNEPSQSSGTYAINFSMRELAKCEDRYPECLRVIRELVKPERDIVKRKANRERWWRYAEARPGLEGKLSRLDRVIVQPFTAKYIFPTFVPARSVFAHPLVVIVRPSFDVYGCLQSSIHEKWVWQNCSTSLDLLRYTATTVLSTFPFPIESEDIGSVAKGYYEFRQFLIERYEIGLTKIYNKFHDIDNTSSDIVELRELHRQLDISVAGAYGWQDVSLDHAFHETKQGVRFTISEPARIEVLRRLSELNRRRYEGEVTRGLHTDAAPRASSRALRDGRAAKATSVQSLLDFEAGATTTNSSAPATPVLGFLRAHEGWHAKSDILTATGISGGQWNAAIADLIGAGKIERRGEGRGAHYRVLTGEEK, encoded by the coding sequence ATGAGCGCCAACGGTCCGCATCACGACTGGCTGGCGTTCATCGAGATCTCGGGCCCATTCCTTGCCGTTCCTGTCCTCAAGGAAGCTTTTCCCCAGGGGCTGGAAGAACTCGATGGACTCAAACGCAAGCGGCTGCGTCAGGCCTACGAGGAGTGGCGTGATGCGCTGGAGACGGATGACCCTCAATTCCCCGAACTGCACACCGCCTGGATCGACGAGGTGCTCTCGCGCGGACTGGAGTTTGACGAAGACGGCAAAGGCGACGTTCTGAAGCGCGTCGACTGGTGTGTGGCCAACTTGAATGTCGGCCTGCCTGAACATGGCGTGGCAGTGTCCCCCGACCTCGCGGTCGTCGACGAACAGCGGGCCAATAAGCCGCTGATACTCATCCAGACCTATGGGCAGGATGTGGACCTTGATGCCAACTTGAAGCGGGACGGTTGGGCCGCCACACCTGCTGATCGCATGGTTCAGTTGTGCCGTGCTGCCGGCTGCCGCCTCGGGCTGGTCACCAATGGCGAACGCTGGATGTTGGTTGATGCCCCGGTGGGTGCAGTGACCACCTTCGCCAGCTGGTACGCCCGTATTTGGGGCCAGGAACCGATCACCCTGCAAGCCTTCGTTCACCTACTGGGCATTCGCCGCTTCTTTGTCGATAAAGCCGAGCAACTACCTGCGCTGTTCGATCGATCCCTGAAATATCAGGACGAGGTTACAGACGCCCTCGGTGAACAGGTGCGGCGTGCCGTCGAAGTGCTGATCCAAGCGCTCGACAAGGCCGACCAGGACCGTGACCGCGAGTTACTACGCGACGTAAAGGAGTCAGTGCTCTACGAGGCTGCGCTGACGGTGATGATGCGGTTGGTGTTCCTGCTCTCCGCTGAGGAGCGTGGCTTACTACTGCTGGGCGACGAGCGCTACGAGGCCAATTACGCACTCTCGACCCTGCGGATGCAGTTGCGCAAGGAATCCGAAGAGATACTTGAACGCCGCTGGGATGCTTGGTCGCGCCTGCTGGCAATCTTTCGCGCCGTGTTTGGTGGCATTGAGCACGAGAATCTTCGCCTGCCCGCGCTAGGCGGGTCCCTATTCGATCCGGATCGCTTCCCCTTTCTAGAGGGTCGCGCCAAGAGCTCTAACTGGCGCACTGACGCGGCTAAGCCGCTGCCGATCGACAACCGCAGCGTGCTGTTGCTGCTTGAGGCCATTCAACAGTTCCAGGGGCGCACGCTGTCTTACCGCGCGCTGGACGTCGAGCAGATCGGCTACGTCTACGAGGGCCTGCTGGAACGCACCGTCAAACGCACTGTCGAGGTCACGCTGGAACTCGACGGCACCAAGAGTGCCAAGTCCCCTTGGGTCAAGTTGGCCGAACTGGAATCAGCCAGGCTGGACGGTACCGACCACCTTGCCGAACTGTTGCAGGAGCGCTCTGGCAGCTCTGCTAGTCGCGTCCGTAACGAACTAGCCAAACCTGTCGATGGCATGCTTGCCGACCGCTTGCTGGCCGCGTGCAGTGGTGATGTAGGGTTGCGTGACCGCATCAAGCCCTATGCAAACTTGGTGCGCGTCGACTATCGGAGCTACCCACTGGTCTATCCCGCCGGGGCTTTCATTGTCACTACGGGCTCTGACCGGCGCGAGAGTGGCACCCACTACACGCCGAAATCGCTCACCGAGGCCATTGTCACTGAGACGCTGACGCCGATCGTTTACGCGGGGCCTGCGGAAGGCGCCCCACGTGAGCGATGGCTGCTCAAACTACCCGCTGAACTGCTCGACCTCAAGATCTGCGACCCGGCCATGGGCTCAGGCGCCTTCCTGGTGCAAGCATGCCGCTGGCTGGCCGATCGCCTGGTCGAAGCCTGGGTACAGGCTGAGGCGGCAGGTAAGACGGTGGGCGTGGACGGCGAAGTGTTGGACGTCGGCGGCACCAAGGAACTGTTGCCCGGCGACATCGAGGCACGCACCGTGACTGCCCGCCGACTCATTGCCGAGCGTTGTCTCTACGGAGTGGACCTAAATCCCCTGGCCGTCGAACTCGCCAAGCTCTCCATCTGGCTGGTGACCCTGTCCAAGGATCGCCCGTTCGGCTTCCTTGATCACAACCTGCGCTGCGGCGACAGCCTGCTCGGCATCCATCGCCTGGATCAGCTCACCCAGCTCACGATGAGCCCCACCGGCCAGGGCCAGCTACGCCTGTTCGGCCAGAACGTCGAGCGAGCCGTATGTGAAGCCATTGAGCTGCGTATACGGCTGCGTGAGATGCCGATCCGCGACATCCGCGATGTCGAAGCCATGGCACTTCTGGATGCTGACGCACGTCGTAGACTCGAAGTATCGGAGTGCATCGCCGATGCGTTATTCGGGGAAGTGTTCGCATCAGGTGGCAATGGCGTAGCACTGGAAAACACGCTGGCAAAGTTGGCTATCCAAGCAGGGCAGGTCATCGACGGCGACCGGGACGTGCTCGTCTTAATGCGCCGGAGATCGACCGTCGCTCTCTCGAACGATCTCCCTGCAGACAAACCAGCGCGTCGTCCTTTCCATTGGCCCTTAGCATTCCCTGAAGTCTTTAATTCACCAGATGGTGGCTTTCATGCAGTGATTGGTAATCCCCCATTTCTTGGCGGCCGCAGGATCACATACCGACACTCTGAGGCGTTACTCCACCATTTGAAATCGTGGCTTCACGGTGCTGCAGGAACGACAGATCTGTGCGTCTACTTCTTACTCCGTGCGGCAGTGGTGACGGGTCGGTCTGGATTTATTGGCCTCGTCTTAAGTGACATAATTTCTCAGGGCGAGTCAAGAGTTAACGGTCTGGATCGTCTCTTGTCGGAAGGGAGCTCTGTCTACAAGTGCGTGCCATCTATGGATTGGCCCGGGCAGGCGGGAGTGAAAATAGCGCTTGTTTGTATCTCTAAGGCCACATGGAATGCCCCCGTTACGATTGGGGAAGTCACATTTGATGGGACGGTGAATTCATATTTGCAAATTTCAGATAGCGGCCAAGAGTTCACGCCACTTAAATTGATGCAAAACGACGAACTTTGTTTCTCTGGCCATTATTTAATGGGCCAAGGATTTGTTCTAAGTTCTGTTGAGCGAGACAGGATACTTGGCGCTAACAAAAACAATGAAGAGGTGATTTATCCGTATATCCGCGGCGATGACATAAACAATGAACCAAGTCAGTCATCTGGCACCTATGCAATTAATTTTTCTATGCGTGAACTCGCAAAGTGTGAAGATAGGTACCCAGAATGCTTGCGTGTGATTCGTGAACTTGTAAAGCCAGAGAGAGATATTGTCAAAAGAAAAGCAAATCGTGAAAGGTGGTGGAGATATGCGGAGGCGCGACCTGGACTCGAAGGTAAACTATCAAGGCTTGATAGGGTCATAGTGCAACCGTTTACGGCCAAGTACATTTTTCCAACCTTCGTCCCCGCTAGGAGTGTTTTCGCTCACCCTTTGGTTGTAATTGTTAGACCAAGCTTCGACGTTTACGGGTGTCTTCAATCATCCATTCATGAAAAATGGGTCTGGCAAAATTGTTCGACTAGCCTGGATTTGCTTCGATACACGGCAACCACCGTATTATCAACATTTCCATTTCCAATTGAATCAGAGGACATTGGGTCTGTCGCGAAAGGCTACTACGAATTTAGACAATTCTTGATCGAAAGATACGAAATCGGGCTGACAAAGATCTACAACAAATTCCATGACATCGACAATACATCTTCGGACATCGTTGAATTGCGGGAACTGCACCGCCAGCTCGACATCTCCGTGGCAGGTGCTTATGGATGGCAAGATGTTTCCCTTGATCATGCTTTTCATGAAACGAAGCAGGGAGTTCGATTCACTATCAGCGAGCCGGCACGAATAGAAGTGCTGCGACGACTATCGGAGTTGAACCGCCGGCGTTACGAGGGAGAGGTTACCCGAGGACTACATACTGACGCTGCGCCGCGGGCTTCATCCCGTGCCCTTCGCGATGGTCGCGCCGCCAAAGCCACATCGGTTCAATCTCTGCTCGACTTTGAGGCAGGCGCGACTACCACCAATAGCAGCGCCCCAGCCACGCCGGTGCTCGGCTTTTTGCGCGCACACGAAGGCTGGCATGCCAAGTCTGACATCCTCACCGCCACCGGCATCTCGGGTGGTCAATGGAACGCCGCCATCGCCGACTTGATCGGTGCCGGCAAAATCGAGCGCCGGGGTGAAGGACGCGGGGCACACTATCGTGTCCTTACAGGGGAGGAAAAATGA
- a CDS encoding ATP-binding protein: MKEYRLNVDPRILELLGPNLYTNIYYVLAELIANAYDADAKNVYIISNKDDIRVEDDGHGMSYESGDINRYLNVAGVSRTTEDDSKTKSGARRKMGRKGVGKLAALSVSENVDVLTVADGEKSGFVLARRPENGNELKAIEDEKVVFEHVTDHGSAIIMRHPQYRLHKTLAAVKRNLLKIFPLVDTNFRIHVIRGTESVTIEDFDRSIMGELSTLVTLGEKFAPLCDLVPDSYPDRRGDLITALDKRVLPIVMKANDGKEHEYSLEVLGWIGTYRSTRGRKAEMTDFPDNFISLFANEKMGEFNILPVVGQNKLNEVYVVGQLHVDLFELTELPDMALSNRQGYKSDDPRYEAVREYVRSELLAEILRKRETFTDIVNAEKKRQKEAAQRDDEAKLRASVDAFRKKASEGAANALAALGVNVSREAMEEAISKSINANSPDLGLKASVDSQKKKILISQTYPDKPFADIIYQMLEFNGVLPDDILYTNCDDEVCRVPEGRGVYDYLREFFVESYSTQKIFVLFVTSENTKVSWGAITEVGASWITQIDHKIFNIHPFRPEHPLNDEVQWQSTNREEPTKGDLWMIRLNADVFCQKIEATCNALGYAKKTRVRNMAHLGTLVSIRSS; the protein is encoded by the coding sequence ATGAAAGAGTACCGACTGAATGTCGATCCGCGTATCTTGGAGCTTCTCGGGCCGAACCTTTACACCAACATCTATTACGTCTTGGCAGAGCTGATCGCCAACGCGTATGACGCCGATGCGAAGAACGTTTACATCATCTCCAACAAGGATGACATCCGTGTCGAAGATGATGGCCACGGCATGTCCTACGAATCAGGTGATATCAACAGGTACTTGAATGTTGCGGGCGTTTCCAGAACCACGGAAGACGATTCAAAGACGAAATCTGGGGCTCGTCGCAAGATGGGGCGCAAGGGCGTGGGCAAGTTGGCCGCGCTCTCCGTTTCGGAGAACGTCGATGTTTTGACGGTCGCCGACGGAGAGAAGTCGGGGTTCGTACTAGCCCGCCGTCCCGAGAACGGCAATGAACTGAAGGCCATCGAGGACGAGAAGGTTGTTTTCGAGCACGTCACAGATCATGGCTCCGCGATCATCATGCGCCATCCGCAGTACCGGCTTCACAAGACCCTGGCAGCCGTCAAGCGCAATCTGCTGAAGATATTTCCTCTGGTCGACACGAATTTCCGAATACACGTCATTCGCGGCACCGAGTCGGTGACGATCGAAGATTTCGACCGGAGCATCATGGGTGAGTTGAGCACCTTGGTCACGCTCGGCGAAAAGTTCGCGCCTCTATGCGATCTCGTCCCTGACAGCTACCCCGATAGAAGGGGTGACCTGATAACAGCGCTAGACAAAAGAGTTCTGCCGATCGTCATGAAAGCGAATGACGGGAAAGAACACGAATATTCGCTGGAAGTGCTGGGATGGATCGGGACGTACAGATCCACTCGGGGGCGGAAAGCGGAAATGACCGACTTCCCAGACAACTTCATCTCGCTTTTCGCCAACGAAAAGATGGGTGAGTTCAACATCCTCCCGGTTGTTGGTCAGAACAAACTCAACGAGGTCTACGTCGTCGGACAGTTGCACGTCGACTTGTTCGAGTTGACGGAATTGCCGGACATGGCATTGAGCAACAGGCAGGGATACAAGTCAGACGACCCGCGCTATGAGGCCGTGCGCGAATATGTGCGAAGCGAACTGCTAGCCGAGATCCTCAGAAAGCGCGAAACGTTCACGGACATCGTCAATGCCGAGAAGAAGCGGCAGAAGGAAGCGGCTCAGAGAGATGACGAAGCTAAATTGAGGGCGTCTGTAGATGCTTTTCGCAAGAAAGCTAGCGAAGGAGCCGCCAATGCGTTGGCTGCGCTTGGCGTGAATGTTTCCCGTGAGGCGATGGAGGAGGCTATCTCCAAATCGATCAATGCCAACAGTCCCGACCTTGGACTGAAGGCGTCAGTGGATTCTCAGAAGAAGAAAATTCTCATCAGCCAGACTTACCCGGACAAACCGTTCGCCGACATCATCTATCAGATGTTGGAATTCAACGGTGTTCTGCCGGATGACATCCTGTACACGAATTGCGACGACGAGGTATGTCGGGTGCCAGAAGGCCGTGGTGTCTACGACTATCTGCGGGAGTTTTTCGTCGAAAGCTACTCAACCCAGAAGATATTCGTGCTCTTCGTGACCAGCGAGAACACCAAGGTTTCCTGGGGGGCGATCACGGAAGTCGGTGCGTCTTGGATCACGCAAATCGATCACAAGATCTTCAACATCCATCCCTTCCGGCCAGAGCATCCACTGAACGACGAAGTGCAATGGCAGAGCACCAACCGCGAGGAACCTACAAAGGGTGATCTTTGGATGATTCGACTGAACGCGGATGTGTTCTGTCAGAAGATCGAAGCCACTTGTAATGCGTTGGGGTACGCGAAGAAGACTCGTGTACGGAACATGGCTCATCTGGGGACGCTCGTCTCCATCAGGAGTAGTTGA